In Novosphingobium sp. G106, the sequence TTCTCGCACCGCATGATTGCTATGGCGGCACGATGCGCCTCCTCAAAGCGCGCGCCGAGCTCGGCCATTGTAGCGTTCGGTTCGTCGATCAATCCGATGTATCGGCATTTGCAGACGCGCTGGAGGAAGTTCCCTCGCTCGTCCTGATCGAAACGCCGAGCAATCCGTTGATGCGAGTTGTCGATATCGCCGTGCTCGCTGCCAAGGCGCACGACGCCGGCGCGGCGGTTGCGGTCGACAACACGTTCCTCTCGCCCGCCATCCAGCGACCGATCGAGCTTGGCGCTGACTATGTCCTCCATTCGACAACCAAGTATCTCAACGGGCACTCCGATGTCATCGGCGGGGCCGTCGTTGCGGCCGATCCTGCACAGGTCGATCAATTGCGACAGTGGGCAAATATCGTCGGTAGTGCCGGGGCGCCTTTTGATTCCTGGCTGACCATGCGCGGCCTGCGCACGCTTTTTCCGCGCATGGCGCAGCAGCAAAACAACGCCATGGCCATCGCGAACTACCTTCAAAATCACCCCGCTGTGGTGAAAGTTCATTACCCGGGTCTACCGACGCATCCAGGACATGCCGTCGCCGCGCGCCAACAACATGGCTTCGGCGCAATGCTGAGCTTCGAGTTGTTCGGCGGTGTCAGCGCCGTCCGCCAGTTCATCAAGGCTGTGCGTTTCTTCACCCTCGCTGAATCGCTCGGCGGCATCGAAAGCCTCGTTGCCCACCCGGCGACGATGACGCACGCGGACATGGGCGAGGAAGCGCGCGCTACGGCAGGCATCAGCGACAGCCTCCTGCGCCTTTCCATTGGCCTGGAAGCAGAACGGGATCTTCTCGTCGGTTTGGAAACGGGTCTCGCGGCATGCGCCGGATGATAAATCCCGCCAGCTTCACAACGAAGGAGCGACTTTGATGCCCGGCTATGTGTTTGCGGTCGACTTCTTGGCCGCGATATTCGCGTTCATCGGCTTTTCGATGGCCTTCCGTCAGAGGGCAGTTCGCCGCCTGATCGGGCGCCCCCCGCCGCGAACGCCTTCGATCGTCCAAGGCGGCGGCGACGGGGATCCGGTCACGTACATCCTGCGAATCGTTGGCGTCATCGTCATGGTCTTCAGCGTCGTAATCGGCGGAATGGTGACCCTGACCAATCTTGCATAGCGACGGTATCACGTTGCGGAAGGATGTCGCGATGGAAGACACCGCCACCTCGATCGCACCTGATTGGCATGTGGCTCAATGGTTCAACGCCTCGAGCCCGCTGACCCTACAGGTCCTACGCGGCAAGGTCGTCGCTCTTCACGCCTTCCAGATGCTGTGCCAAGGCTGCGTCACGAGCAGCATTCCGCAAGCGCAGCGCATCGCGCGCTCCTTCGATCCCTCCCAACTCGCTGTCATCGGCATGCACACCGTGTTCGAGCATCACGACGTGATGACACCGCAGGCCCTCGCGGTCTTCATTCGCGAATTCCATCTGACCTTTCCTATCGGCGTCGATCTTCCGGGAACTGCCGATCCGATCCCGCAGACTATGGCAGCCTATGCGATGCAGGGCACGCCCACGCTTATCCTAATCGACCGTCGAGGCCGCATGCGCAAACACGCCTTCGGAGTGGAGGACGATATGCGAGTTGCGGCCGATATAGCCTTTCTCTTGGCAGAACGGGAGTTGTCCAATGACGCATGAGTATGACTATCCCATCGATTGCGACCAGATGGCCGACGCCGTTCGCTACATCGCCGGTCGACATCGTGCCGAAGAGCTGGTGGATGAAGTCCTTCGAGACCGCTTCCCTGTCACCACGGCGTCAGGGGAAAACGACCGTACCAGTTTCGTTCATGCCGACCTTGTTTTGGAAATTTGCCGCGAGGTGCGACTTCTGCTCGCGAGCGGCTCCCTCATCGACGAAATAGACGATGCTTCGATGGAATCCTTCCCTGCGAGCGACCCTCCTTCTTGGATCAAGCGCATAGTCTCTGAGAACCGCTCATGAGCACGCTTCGGATCAAGCGCATTTACGCCAAGGCGGACGCCGCCGATGGTTATCGCGTCCTTGTCGATCGGCTCTGGCCCAGGGGTGTCGCGCGGCAGTCGGCAGCGCTTGACCTATGGCTCGAGAATATCGCGCCTAGCGCCGAGCTTCGCAAATGGTTCGGTCACGATCCAACGCGTTTTAGCGAATTCAAATCACGATACCGAAGCGAACTCGAGGCCAACAGCGCCGCGGTAGACCAGCTTCTCAAGGTATCCGCGCAGCACGACACAACGCTTCTCTATGGCGCCCGAGATCCTTGCAGGAACAATGCGGTTGTTCTGGCCGAATATCTCGCGGAGCAGGGCGTGCGTTTCGAAAGCAACGCCTAGACAAACGCCGAACGACAGCTGAACGTCAGCTTCATCCTCTGATGCAATAGCCACGGTCCTTGATTGTGATCTGACCCGCAGAGATGTTGCCACACGGAGCTCGTGCTGCTCTTCGAGGTCGGTTGCCATGAATCGAGTGACGGAATTCTGCTCACGTCCAGGCAAAGTGGCGATCCCGCGCTCGCGGCCAGCCCAATCGGACAGTTGAACAGCGCTATCTCCAACCCGGTTTCCTAGACCGGGCGCGCCAGAGCATCGACGGGGTGATCGTAAGGGAGGAGGCACTGCCCTGCGGTAAAGCCTGCATCCGCCGCCGCGGTGAAACGATCGAGGAAGCAGCAATCGCCGAACATAAACCTGATGTTTGCCGAAAGGCGATAGGCGCGAAGCTGGCGCGGCGAGGAAGGGCTTTCGCCGGGATATAGCAATATTTTCGCCGGATAGTATGTTCCCGATCGGGAAATTGATCGACGAAATGTCGCAAGGGAATCGGAAAAATGTCCCCATCGGGAAACATTCCCTTGAATAAGCTGGGGCACTGGCGCATTTTACCGGTCGGGAAAATTTGGAGGCGCGGTCGTGCAAGTCGGTGATGTCGGCGCTTTGATCCGGGACGAACGCAAGGCCCAGGGTCTGCGCCAGGACGAGCTTGCTGCGGCTAGCGGGGTGGGATTGCGCTTCGTTGTCGAACTCGAGCGCGGCAAACCGACGGTGCAATTTGGCAAGGTGCTCGCCGTGCTGGGCGCACTGGGTTGTACCTTGGTCGTCGCGCGACCTGGGCAGTGCGCATGAGCCTACCGATGCAGGACGTCCTTGCCGTCTGGTGGGGTGAGCGCATCGCAGGCGAACTGGCCATCGACCGTGGCGGGGCGATGCATTTCGCTTATGCGGCGGAGTGGTTGGATGACGCAGCTGCATCGCCGCTGTCGCAGGCCCTGCCGAAGCAGGCAGAACCTTTTGGCGATTCCCTCTGCAATGCGGTGTTCGGCGGCCTCCTGCCCGAAGAAGGGCAGCGGACCGCGATTGCACGCGCACTTGGGGTCTCGCCTGACAATCCCTTCCGCCTGCTCGCGGCGTTGGGCGGGGATGTTGCGGGTGCGCTCGCTTTCCTGCCTGCCGGCGTTACGCCGCCAGAACCGCCGACGTCGGGGCATCCCGTGCAGCCGTTGTCCGAGCTCGATCTGGCTGCCCTAATCGAGGGACTGCCGCGCGCGCCGATGCTCGCCGGGCAGGGTGGTGCCCGGCTTAGCCTCGCCGGGGCGCAGGAGAAGCTCCCCGTCGTGCTTGATGCGGAGGGCGCCATTGCCGTGCCACGGCCGGGCGAGCCCTCGACCCATTTGATTAAGCCCGAGCCCGAGCGTTTTCCCGGCCTCGCCGCCAACGAAGCCTTCTGTCTCGCGCTCGCGCGCATCACCGGGCTCGATGCTGCGCGCGCCGAATGGCGCAGCGCGGAAGGGCGTCCGCTGTTGCTCGTCACTCGCTATGACCGGTTCGCTAACGGGGCGGGGGCGATTATCCGGTTGCATCAGGAGGACTTCGCCCAGGCACTGGGCGTGCCTTCCAACCGCAAATATGCGGCAGAGGGCGGGCCGGCCTTCCGCGATGCCTTCGCCCTGCTGCGCCAGGCCGCAACCCGTCCCGCACGCGAGGTGCTCAAGCTCGCCGATGCCGCGCTGTTCAACCTGCTGATCGGCAACGCCGATGCCCATGCCAAGAACTTCAGTCTGCTGCGCGGCACGAGTGGTATGGGGGCGGGGGACATTGTGCTCTCCCCGTTCTACGATCTTGTTGCCACGCGTGCTTGGCCGGATCTCGCGCCGCGTCTGGCCATGCGGTTCGGCGGGGCGGCCAGCCTTGAGGACGTGGAAGCGGACAGTTTTGTGCGGTTCGCTGCCGATGCCGGGCTGACGGCGCCTTTTGTCCGTCGCCGCGCCGCGGCGCTGGCGCGTGCGGTTGAGGACGCTATCGCTGCGGGCGTCGAGGTGGCGGGCCTGGCCGATCCGGCAATGGTGGCGACATTGGCCGCGCAGACGACGGAACGTGCAGGCCGCCTGGCGCTCAAGGCCACGAGCACTTGACCGTCAGAAGCCGCCATTTCGGAGGGACTTTCCGTCGGATACACCTTCCCTCTAAGCGCTTTGACCGACATAAAACGACAGTTCCGGTCACAGTGGGGGCTTATGACGGACGGGGGTAAGGATGTCGCGGGCGCGACGCGCATGGGCAAGCTGCGCCGAGCACTGATAATGGTGCATCTGCTTTCGGAATCGACCGAAGGGCTGACGCTCGACGAGATGGCGTCAGAACTCGGTGTCAACCGCCGCACCGCCGAGCGCTTGCGCGATGCCTTGCGCGAAGAATTCGACATCGAGGAACGGGTCGAGGATCGATCCAAGCGCTTCTTCATCCGTGACCGTCTGGCCCGTCCCTACACGCGCCCCACCGCAGAGGAAGTCGCCGCGCTCGAGGCAGAGGTCGCCGCTCGCCGGGTGCAGGGGACAGGCCACGCGCGCCAGCTTGAAAGCTTGCTTGCCAAGGTCAAATCGGCGCTCGACGCACGCGAGAAGCGCCGACTCGCGCCTGATCTCGACGCATTGGTCCGCCTCCAGCGTAGCCGCATCACCGCCGGCCCGCTGCACGACTCCACGCCCGAAGCGCTTGGCGCAATTCAGAGCGCAATCCTCGCCGGAAATTGCGTCGAGTTCGATTATACCGCCAGCGAGGCCGAGATGCCCAAATGGCGCCGCGTGATCCCTTATGGCCTGGTCCACGGCCCTACCACCTACCTGATTGGCAAGATTCCCCTACGCGAGGGCGCGCTGGAAAAGGATCCGGTATTCTTCCGGCTCGACCGTATGGCCGGCGCGCGCGTCTCGAACACACTTGGCTGCGCGCCGGAGGAATGGGATCTCGACGCCTGGTTGGCGCAGAGTTTCGGTATCTGGCGCGAAGAGGATCACGACATTGTCCTGCGCGTCCTGCCCAGCGCCGTTGCCAAGGCTTTGGCCTGGCGCTTCCATCCCGGCCAGAGCTTCGAGCCTGAC encodes:
- the metB gene encoding cystathionine gamma-synthase, whose amino-acid sequence is MTDHRDFSPHPQTTAAAYGVASDRAFGAVAPPLYLSSTYEFAGYEEPRLYDYGRAGNPTRDLLGHALAKLELGAGSIITSSGMSALDLLVSRQRPDDLILAPHDCYGGTMRLLKARAELGHCSVRFVDQSDVSAFADALEEVPSLVLIETPSNPLMRVVDIAVLAAKAHDAGAAVAVDNTFLSPAIQRPIELGADYVLHSTTKYLNGHSDVIGGAVVAADPAQVDQLRQWANIVGSAGAPFDSWLTMRGLRTLFPRMAQQQNNAMAIANYLQNHPAVVKVHYPGLPTHPGHAVAARQQHGFGAMLSFELFGGVSAVRQFIKAVRFFTLAESLGGIESLVAHPATMTHADMGEEARATAGISDSLLRLSIGLEAERDLLVGLETGLAACAG
- a CDS encoding TlpA family protein disulfide reductase → MEDTATSIAPDWHVAQWFNASSPLTLQVLRGKVVALHAFQMLCQGCVTSSIPQAQRIARSFDPSQLAVIGMHTVFEHHDVMTPQALAVFIREFHLTFPIGVDLPGTADPIPQTMAAYAMQGTPTLILIDRRGRMRKHAFGVEDDMRVAADIAFLLAERELSNDA
- a CDS encoding DUF488 domain-containing protein, with translation MSTLRIKRIYAKADAADGYRVLVDRLWPRGVARQSAALDLWLENIAPSAELRKWFGHDPTRFSEFKSRYRSELEANSAAVDQLLKVSAQHDTTLLYGARDPCRNNAVVLAEYLAEQGVRFESNA
- a CDS encoding helix-turn-helix transcriptional regulator, encoding MQVGDVGALIRDERKAQGLRQDELAAASGVGLRFVVELERGKPTVQFGKVLAVLGALGCTLVVARPGQCA
- a CDS encoding type II toxin-antitoxin system HipA family toxin, with the protein product MSLPMQDVLAVWWGERIAGELAIDRGGAMHFAYAAEWLDDAAASPLSQALPKQAEPFGDSLCNAVFGGLLPEEGQRTAIARALGVSPDNPFRLLAALGGDVAGALAFLPAGVTPPEPPTSGHPVQPLSELDLAALIEGLPRAPMLAGQGGARLSLAGAQEKLPVVLDAEGAIAVPRPGEPSTHLIKPEPERFPGLAANEAFCLALARITGLDAARAEWRSAEGRPLLLVTRYDRFANGAGAIIRLHQEDFAQALGVPSNRKYAAEGGPAFRDAFALLRQAATRPAREVLKLADAALFNLLIGNADAHAKNFSLLRGTSGMGAGDIVLSPFYDLVATRAWPDLAPRLAMRFGGAASLEDVEADSFVRFAADAGLTAPFVRRRAAALARAVEDAIAAGVEVAGLADPAMVATLAAQTTERAGRLALKATST
- a CDS encoding YafY family protein yields the protein MTDGGKDVAGATRMGKLRRALIMVHLLSESTEGLTLDEMASELGVNRRTAERLRDALREEFDIEERVEDRSKRFFIRDRLARPYTRPTAEEVAALEAEVAARRVQGTGHARQLESLLAKVKSALDAREKRRLAPDLDALVRLQRSRITAGPLHDSTPEALGAIQSAILAGNCVEFDYTASEAEMPKWRRVIPYGLVHGPTTYLIGKIPLREGALEKDPVFFRLDRMAGARVSNTLGCAPEEWDLDAWLAQSFGIWREEDHDIVLRVLPSAVAKALAWRFHPGQSFEPDGTEMLVKFRAGGLREIAEHLFTWGGDIRIEAPEALRRVMKERVLLALASV